The stretch of DNA GGGGAAGTCATGGGGAAAGATACGACACTCGAGAAAGCATTGTATAAAGGCCTGGTCGCAGCCGGCATGGAGATCAAAGGCCACGGTTCCGTCCTGATGACCGTTGCGGATAAAGACAAAGAAGAAACAATCGGCTTGGCAAAACGCTTCCGGAATATCGGCTATCATATTTTGGCGACGGAAGGAACGGCAAAAGCATTGAAAAAAGCCGGAATCTCTGTGGAAACCGTCGAGAAAATCGGTTCGGAAGGACCAGATTTGCTCGATGTCATTCAAAAAGGGGAAGCGCAATTCATCATCAATACGTTAACGAAAGGGAAACAACCGGAACGTGACGGCTTCCGGATCCGCCGGGAAGCGGTGGAAAACGGCGTTCCATGTTTCACTTCCTTGGATACTGCGGAAGCGACTCTCCAAGTAATCGAATCGATGACATTCCAAATGGAGGAAATGCCGAAGCAGGAGGTACCAGTATGATTATGCAAGACCGAATGACGGTGACAAGCCAACAGCGATTGGCAAAAGCAATATTTGAAATAAAACTAACAGGAAGATTGGTCGGGGAAATTGCTTCCCCCGGCCAGTTTGTCCATATCCGCGTTTCGGATTCATTTGAACCGTTATTACGGCGTCCGATTTCTATCGCTTCGATCAATCGGGAAGCGGAGGAAATGACACTTATATACCGTGCTGAAGGAAGAGGGACATCATTGCTGTCACAAAAACGTGTCGGGGATGAAGTTGATGTGCTCGGTCCGCTCGGCAACGGTTTTTCTGTGGACGAAACCGCTGCGGGAGAAACGGCAATCTTGATTGGCGGAGGAATCGGAGTGCCGCCGTTATATGAATTGTCGAAGCAATTGACGGCAAAAGGCGTAAATTGTATTCATGTCCTCGGTTTTCAAAGTGCAGACGTTGTTTTTTATGAGGAAGAATTCAATATGCTGGGTGAAACTTACATCGTTACGGTTGATGGGTCTAAAGGGACGAAGGGCTTTGTGACGAATGTCATGACCGAGCTTCCCAATGACTTCGCTACGTATTATAGTTGCGGGCCAATGCCAATGCTGGATGCGGTGCAAAAAATGTACGAAGGCAAAAAAGGGTTCCTTTCATTTGAACAGCGGATGGGTTGCGGAATCGGTGCTTGTTTTGCTTGCGTATGTCAAACGACGGAAGAGACGGACAAGGCATATATCAAGGTATGCTCGGACGGTCCGGTCTTCCCGGCAGGGGTGGTGGCGATATGAACAGATTATCAGTGGAATTGCCGGGGATGCAGTTGAAGAATCCGATCATGCCGGCTTCCGGATGCTTCGGTTTCGGGAAAGAATACGGCCAATTATATGATCTGTCGAAACTTGGCGCAATCATGATCAAGGCGACGACGCTCGAAACGAGATTCGGCAATCCGACGCCGCGTGTGGCGGAAACGGCGGCGGGCATGCTGAACGCCATCGGACTGCAAAACCCGGGCTTGCACGGAGTTATGGAAAACGAACTGCCGTGGCTGGAGCAATTCGATGTGCCGATCATCGCCAATGTTGCCGGAACGGAAACAGAGGATTATGTAGAAGTGGCCAAGACGATTTCCACCGCTCCGAATGTCCAAGCGTTGGAATTGAACATCTCTTGCCCGAATGTAAAATGCGGAGGGATTACGTTTGGTACGGATCCGCAGCAGGCGCATGATTTGACGGCTGCGGTAAAGCAAGTTTCCGAAGTGCCGGTCTATGTAAAACTGTCGCCTAATGTGACGGATGTAAAAGAAATTGCACTGGCGGTGGAAGAAGCCGGCGCGGACGCCATCACGATGATCAACACACTCGTCGGCATGCGATTGGACCAGAAGACAGGACGCCCGATCATCGCCAACTTGACAGGAGGCTTGTCGGGCCCAGCGGTCAAACCGGTCGCCATCCGGATGGTGTATGAAGTGAGCCAAGTCGTCAATATTCCGATCATCGGCATGGGGGGCGTGGCGGAAGTGGAAGATGTCATTGATTTCCTTTCAGCTGGAGCGAGTGCCGTGGCAATCGGAACGGCCAACTTCGTCAATCCTTTCGTCTGTCCGGAAATCATCGATCAATTGCCTGCGAAGTTGGATGAACTCGGCGTAGACCACATTTCGGAACTGGTGGGAAGGAGTCACCGACTATGAAAACATCTCCGATTATTGCCCTCGATTTCGATTCCGCTGAAAAGACGTTAGCGTTTTTGAAGGCGTTTGAAGGCGACCTCAATGTAAAAGTAGGCATGGAACTGTATTACAAAGAGGGGCCTGCCATTGTGGCCAAGCTGAAAGAGGCAGGCTATGGCATCTTCCTTGATTTGAAACTGCATGATATTCCAAACACTGTCATGTCTGCGATGGCCGTGCTGGCCGGGATGGGCGTCGATCTCGTCAACGTCCATGCGGCTGGCGGAAAACGGATGATGGAAGCCGCGTTGGAAGGGCTAGATAAAGGGACGCCGGCAGGTTCGAAACGTCCATCGCTTATCGCAGTTACACAGCTGACCTCCACGGATGAACGTCAAGTCCGGGAAGAGCAATTGATCGGAGTCCCGCTGAAAGAATCGGTCCTGCATTATGCCAAGCTGGCAAAAGAGGCCGGGTTGGAAGGGGTCGTCTGCTCGGTACATGAAGCGGGGGCCATTTCAGATACTTGTGGTCCATCGTTCTTCAAGGTGACCCCGGGCATCCGGATGGCGGATGGCGGACAACATGATCAGAAACGGATTGCTACACCTGATGAGGCGAAAAAAGCCGGTTCGACTCATATCGTCGTCGGACGGGCCATCACGGGAGCGGCCGATCCGCGTACGGCTTACGAACGCGTCAATGCCTTATGGAAAGGGACGGATTGATATATGGAAAAGAAAGATATAGCGAAAATTCTCTTGAATGTCGGGGCGGTGGCGTTAAGTCCCCAAGATCCATTCACTTGGGCTTCGGGAATCAAGTCTCCTATCTATTGTGATAATCGGTTGACGATGTCCGATCCGGTTGGCCGGAAACAGATTGCGGAAGGCCTGGCCAACCTTGTTCGAGAAAATTATCCGGAGACAACGGTCATTGCAGGAACGGCAACGGCCGGTATTCCGCATGCCGCATGGGTCGCCGATATTCTCGGATTGCCGATGGTATATATCCGTTCCAAAGCGAAAGGCCACGGACGCAGTCGGCAGATTGAAGGGAAAATCGCGGATACGGACAAAGCCGTCATTATTGAAGATTTGATTTCCACTGGCGGCAGCAGCTTGAATGCAGCCGAAGCCCTTCGTTCGGAAGGGGTCGAGGTGACAGGCATCGTATCGATTTTCACTTACGAACTGCAGAAGGCGGATGAAGCGTTTGCATCTGCTGGTTTGACGTACAACAGTTTGACAGATTTCGGTGCGTTGACCGAGGCTGCCTCGGAAAGCGGTGCCATCAGCGAGGATTCGATTGGAGAGTTGCTCGAATGGCATGGGAAATTGAAACAAGGATTATTGCAATAAAAAGAAGTCATTCCGCCAAGGAGAAGCCGGGCGGAATGGCTTTTTTATATCGATGAAATATTACAGATTTTAGGGTAAGTGATTTTTTATTGTAAGATATACTCCGTCTTGGAACTGAAGCAATGGAACAACTTAAAAGAGGACAAAGATGAAGATGGATATTATGATGCAGAAATTGCAATATTCTTTGACGTGTGGTGGAGCGGGCCGCATGAAAAAATATTTGGTGAAACGCTTGAAGAGGTTGCAAAGATGACCAATGGAATTAAGCAGGCTGCCCTCTCAATAAATCCCAATGTATGATATTATGAAAATAATAGGTAATTCGATATGGGAGGATGGATTTAGATGAAGAAGGCGGTAACGGTTCAGGCGAATACGGTGGAAGAAGCTATTCAACAAGCATTGGATATTATTGGCCTGCCAGTCGAGCAAGTTCATGTGGAAGTGATTACGAATCCGGGGCGGCGGTTGATGGGGTTTCGTAAGGTGATGGCGAAAGTGACGGTCACGGAATTGGAAGCCGGCCCGACGGATGAGTCATATGCCGAATTGGCTGCCATCGTGGATGACGTGTTAGCCACCGATCACTCAGGTGGCGACAATCACCGCCCCACCCCGATCGTGCAGTCGGCTAAATCTTCATTCGGCGTGAAACTGAACGACGGCGAACTGCAATTTCTTTTCGATGAAGCACAGTATCCCGTCCTCGTTCCGGATGATTCCGTCCAGCTTTTCGTGAATGGGGAACAGAAGAAGGAGAAGACAGTCATTTCGCCGACGGATGCAGTCACTGTCACATTATGCGATGAACTCATCCCTCCGCAATATTCCATCCAACTGATCGAACAGGAGATGATTGCTCTCTTGCATTTTACGCCGGGGAAACGGGTTCGGCGTACGTTAGCCGACACTGATTGGCAGGCTCAATTACATATTAAAGCGGAGGAAGAGATCGAGTATTACAATAATGTGGAACCCCAAGAGATCGTAGATGAACTGAAGGAATTGGGCATCCAGCAGGGGCTTTTATTCCCGGCTATCAAAAAAGTGACAGCTGTGAATAAATCTTATGAACTCATCGTGGCGAAAGGTACCTTGCCCGTCGAAGGGACGGATGGAGATCTGGAGGTCCATATCCAATACGAGGAATACGATCCAGATAGCGAGGAGAAGGTCGATTTCCGTGAAATGAACGCCATCATGAATGTCCGGGAAGGGCAAGTCATCGCGACCCATATTCCGCCAGTTCCCGGAACGGAAGGCCGGAATCTGCTGGGGAAACCGATTCCCGTCAAGCCGGTCCGCGATATCCATCTGAGACTCGGAAAAAATGTCAAACAAGTGGGCCAAGATATTGTTGCGGCCGTTTCAGGGAAGCCGTCGCTGGATTGGCGAGAGAAGTTGGTGAAAATTGATGTCCATCACGAGTTCCATCACCCGGGAGAAGTCGATTTGGAGAGTGGGAACATTCGGTTTGAAGGGGATGTTCGAATCGGTGGAAATGTGATGCCGTCCATGTTTGTCAGAGCGACGGGGACGATTTATATCGGGGGGACTGTCACTAAAGCGACGGTCCATGCCATTCAATCCGCTTTTATCCGAGGAAATGTGCTCTCTTCCACAATCAGTGTCGGGGAACAGGAAGTCGTGATCAGTGAACTTGTCGCCGACTTGAAACATGTTGTAACGATGATGGAACAGATCCGGATGGCGATCCAACAAGTCTTGATTATCCGCGGGAATGAAGAGGGGGAGATAAACCCGTCCGAGGTAAAGCGTCTCATTTATTTATTGATGGAAAAGAAATACTCGCGCTTCGAGGAACTGAATAAGCGGTTCATCCAAAATGTCAAAGAGCATGCAGATCATTTGACGGAGGAATGGACGAGCATAGCAAATCGTTTCTATGATGCTTTCGTCAATCCGTTGAAAGAGAGTTTGGAAGGCTTGGCGGGATTCGGAATGCTGATCGAGGATGCACAACTGCTCATTGAAATTTATGGTGCCGAGGCTTCACCCCAAAATGAGCTAGTGCTTCCATATGCCATTAACAGCACTTTATTCAGCAACGGAAATATCAAGGTCACTTCGAAAGGGGTCTATCATAGTTCGTTGAAGGCGAAACGTGATATTACAATTAAAGGGGTCTGCCGAGGGGGCGAAATTATAGCAGAGAATCTGATCACCTTGCAGGAAACGGGTTCCGAAACGCCTGTCAAGACGGTCGTTAAAACGGGCAGGACCGGAAGGATTAAAATCGGTCTCGCCTATGCAGGGACCGAAATTCAAGTGGGACCTAGAAAGCATATATTCTCTAAAAATGGACATTCGATAGTTGCCCGCTTGAATGGAGAGGATGAACTGGTGTTATATTAACCGCTAGCCATACTATTTACACCGTCCAGCGATCATGGATGCAGCGAAAAAGCATGGGCGGGATGTTTAATTCCGTCCCGCTTTCGCTCCTCTGAAATCTTATGGGCGTATGTCTTGACCAGTCCGAAGTATGGATCTTTTTTGTCATCATCCAACCGGCTCATCGGAAAATAGATTCCGATCGTAGTCGCAGGTTCTGTTCCATGATCCCAAATAGGTGCTGCTACCCCACCGGCATCGGACGTCCGTTCCCCATGACTGATGGAAAAGCCTGCATCCTGCATCCTGACTCCATGATAAAATGAAAAAACAGGGGAGTGAAGCAGTACCATCACTCCCCCGTTATGATTCTCACTTCTTCAACCTTCGCACGACATCCTCGTCAGGCGTCACAAACATCGTATTTTGTTCGAAATAAATGACAAATCCCGGCTTCGCCCCGCTCGGCTTTTTGACGTGCCGGATCTGTGTAAAGTCGACGGGCACCGAGGAGGATTCCCGGGCTTTGCTGAAATAGGCGGCTAATATCGCGGCTTCCTGGATCGTCTGTTCATCCGGTTCGCTAGTATGGACGACAACATGGGATCCGGGGATATCCTTCGTATGGAGCCAGAGATGGTCCCGTGCAGCCAATTTGAATGTCACATGATCATTTTGCTTATTGTTCTTCCCGACGGAAATCGGGATACCGGTTGAAGACATATAGGCTTCCGGGGCAGGTTTTTTCGGTTTAGCCTTCTTTTTCAACTTGCGGGCCCGCATGAATCCAAGTTCCGCGAGCTCTTCACGTATTTCTTCGATATCTTCTGGGGATGCTTGCAATACTTGCTGTTTGACCATTTCGAAGTAATCGATGTCTTCCTTCGCTTTTTCCAATTGCTCGGCAATCATGACCAATGCTGTCTTCGCTTTCGTATAGCGTGCGTAATAGCGTTGGGCATTGTCGATCGGTGATTTTCGCGGGTCGAGCGGAATGGTGACCGTCGTCCCTTCCTCGTAGTAATTTTCGACTGTCGCTTCCGTCGCACCTTTTTGGATGGCGTAGCTATTGGCTGTCAACAGTTCGCCGAATAGCTGGAATTTGTCTAGTTGGCCCGCTGCATCTTGTTCTTTCTGAAGCTTTTTCATCTTCAGTGTCAATTTCGCGATTTCATTATCGAGCCAGCGTTCCAGATCGGCGGCCTGTGACTTCACCCGTTCTCTTTCAGCCCGGGCGAAATACACTTTGTCGAGCAAGTCGCCGAGCGTATTGAATTCCGCAACGGTCCGATCGGCATAGGTGAGTGCTACGGCAGAAAAGACTGTTTTAGCTCCGGTTTCCGAAATGTTCGGCGAGCCGTTTTGATTGGTGAACGATTCCAGAAATTCCGTGAACACCTCATATTTTTCACTGGCTGCAACAGCATTCAGACGGTGAAGCAATTCTGTCGCAGTGACGGGGGAGAACCCGGCCAAAGCGCCGACAATATCCCGTGCGTTTTCGAATTTCGGAAGCGAGGATAGGAATTCTTCCTGTGAGACAGCAAACGGATCCGCCTTGTCCTGGGACGGCGCCGGGATGTAAGGCTGCCCGGGCAATACGGTCCGGTAGCTATTTACGGATGGCGGCAGATGCTTCATACTGTCAATGATCAAATCGCGGTCCGGATCGACCAACAGCAGATTGCTGTGCCGCCCCATGATTTCGATGACGAGTTTCCGATTGATATCGTCTCCGATTTCATTTTTCGCCCGGATATCAAACGAGATGATACGGTCGTTCCCGAATTGTTCGATGGAGCGGATCATCCCGCCTTCCAGATGTTTGCGCAACACCATGCAGAACATCGGCGGTTCGGCTGGATTGGAGATGACTTCGTCAGTCAATTGGATACGGGAATAGGAAGGGTGGATCGAAATCAGGAGCTTATGATTCTGCCCATCGGCGCGGATGAGAAGGACAATTTCTTGCGTGTTCGGTTGGTGGACTTTGGAAATGCGGCCGTTATTCAGCACCTGCAGTTCCCCGGCCATCGCTTTTGTGAATAAACCATCAAATGCCATGTGGATTCCTCTTTCAATTCATTTTCTCCATTTTAGCATTATAGGTGGGAGTTATGGTACAATATGAACAGATTAGGTGGATTCAAATAGCGTCATCCATTGAAAATCAGAACAGGATAGAAGAGGGATTGCATGTATAAAAAACGAGGGCTGTTAATTGTCCTATCGGGACCTTCCGGCGTTGGTAAAGGGACGGTCCGGAAAGAGCTTTTTACACAACCTGATACGAACTACGAATACTCCATCTCGATGACGACAAGGAGCCCCCGTGAAGGCGAAGTGGACGGCGTCGATTATTTCTTTAAATCACGTGATGAATTCGAGAAATTGATCGAAGAAGGAAAGCTGCTGGAGTATGCCGAATATGTCGGGAATTATTACGGCACCCCGCTCGACTATGTCAATGAAACACTCGATGCCGGAAGGGATGTCTTTTTGGAGATCGAAGTGATCGGGGCTGCCCAAGTACGCTCCAAAGTGCCGGATGGTCTATTCATCTTCCTGGCGCCGCCAAGCCTGTCCGAGCTCGAGACGCGTCTGATCGGCAGAGGGACCGAAGAGTCGGATGTCATCGCGTCCCGTGTTGCGAAAGCTCGGGAAGAACTCGAAATGATGAATCTATACGATTATGTCGTGGAAAATGACGAAGTGTCGAAAGCGTGCGATCGCATCAATGCCATTGTCATCGCGGAGCATTGCCGCCGGGAACGCGTAGAGAAACGTTATTTACATATGTTGGAGGTTGAAAAGCAATGTTAAATCCATCGGTCGATTCTTTGAAAGGTAAAATCGATTCCAAGTATACGCTCGTCACGCTCGCAGCGAAGCGCGCGCGTGAAATGCAGGAGGAAGGAAACAAACTGCTGCATTCGTACCAATCCAAAAAGAACGTGGGCAAGGCGTTGGAGGAAGTGGCTGCGGGCGTTTTGAAAAAACAGAAGCAGGATGATTCCATCGTCTACGAAGACGAAATTTGACCTGCACCATTCATAATGTAGCGTGACACTCCCTTAGAAACGAGTTTTTCTTGGGGAGTTTGTCATTTTTAGAAAGGAAGAGAAGGATGCTGGATAATAAAAAAATTCTTCTATGTGTGACGGGGGGGATCGCTGTCTACAAGGCGGTGGCGCTCGTCAGCAAACTGTCACAGGCAGGAGCGGATGTGAGAGTGATGATGACCGGATCCGCAATGGAATTTGTGACGCCGCTTTCATTCCAGGCGATGTCCCGCAATGATGTTTATTTCGATACGTTTGATGAAAAGGATTCCCGGGTGATTGCCCATATCGATCTTGCGGATTGGGCTGATCTAGTCATCGTTGCACCCGCTACAGCCAACGTCATCGGAAAGCTCGCACACGGCATAGCGGATAATATGGTGACGACGACCTTGCTAGCGACGACCGCGGAAGTGTGGATCGCACCCGCGATGAATGTCCATATGTATGAAAATAAAGCAGTCGTCCGAAATATCGCCCGTCTTCATGAGGACGGATATCGGTTCATCGAGCCGTCGGAAGGATTCCTTGCTTGCGGTTACGTCGGAAAAGGCCGCTTGGAAGAGCCTGAGAAAATCGTTGCTCTCGTCGAGGAGAGATTCCAATCGAAGCGCGCCCCCCTTCCGCTTTCCGGTAAAAAGGTCGTCATCACAGCCGGGCCGACCCGGGAACGGATCGATCCGGTCCGCTACGTATCCAACTTCTCCACCGGCAAGATGGGCTATGCGATGGCGGAAGCGGCGGCCGCACTCGGGGCCGATACGGTACTCATTTCCGGCCCGGTCGGTTTGCCGAAACCCACGGGAGTGCGGGTGATTGACATCGAGAGCGCCGCGGAAATGTTCAAAGCGGTGAAATCGGAATACGATGACGCTTATATGGTCATCAAATCGGCAGCCGTTGCGGATTATCGTCCGAAAGAAATCCACCCTCAGAAAATGAAAAAGCAATCGGGCGATTCGAATATCGAGTTGGAACGAACAGTCGATATTTTAAAAACGCTCGGTGAAATGAAAACGGATCAGCTGTTGGTCGGCTTTGCGGCAGAAACCCAGCGAGCGGTGGAGTATGGGAAAGGAAAACTGGAAAGCAAGAACTTGGATTATATCATCGTCAACGATGTGACGGATCCTGATGCCGGATTCGGAAAAGATACGAACGTCGTCACTCTCCTCTCCAAGAACGGTTTGCATCAGCCATTCCAGGCGATGCCGAAAAAAGAACTGGCTACATTGTTACTTGAAACGATCATACGCGAAGAAAGTGAAACGATCCATGATCGCTGAAGTGATTGTCGATGTGGCAGCGTATCCGATCGATCGTCCTTTCGATTATTTGGTACCTCCGAATTGGGAATCGGTGATTGAACCGGGTTCCCGGGTTAAAGTGCCGTTCGGTCCACGGAAGGTGCTTGGCTATATAACCGGATTGAAGGCGGAAAGTGATCTGGATATGGCTAAGCTGAAGCCGATCGATGAATTGATCGATTTGGAACCGGTCATTTCAAAAGAAATGCTCCATTTGGCAAAATGGCTGGCGAATGAAACACTTTCTTATGAAATCGATGCTCTTCAAGTGATGATGCCCGCTGCAATGCGAGCGAAATATGAAAAATTCATCGTCGTCAAACGGGAAGAGTTCATTGACGATGAAGGATTTCTGAATCTCATTGCGGGGCGGAAGAGGGTTCCGATGAAAGAGGCGGTGTCATCCGGATTTGTGAATCTATTAAAGAGGTACGTAGAGTCAGGTGCTATTGTAGTCGACACGATTGTCCGCCAGCAGACTGCGATGAAAAAAGAGCGTGCCATCCGGATAGCGGATGCCGAAACGCTCTTGAAAATACGGGAGACCATCCATGCGAACGCAAAGAAACAAGCCGAACTGCTAGATTGGATGCTGACGCATGCCGGGGAAACGGTATGGGCGAAAGACCTTGTTGAGAAATCGGGCATCGAGCCGGCCGTACTGAAAGCGGTCATCGAAAAAGGGGCGGCGACGGAAAAGTTGGAAGAAGTATACCGGGAACCGGCCGCCCCCCAGTTGAAAGATACTCCTGCGCCGCTCTCCTTGACGGAGGAACAGCGCCATGCCGTCAATACAGTGACGGCCTCCATGGATAGAGGACAATCGAAAACCTTCCTTCTCCATGGTGTGACGGGCAGCGGGAAAACGGAAGTCTATTTGCAGGCGATCAAGCGGGTGTTGGAAAAAGGGCAGGAAGCGATCGTCCTCGTTCCCGAAATTTCATTGACCCCACAAATGACATCCCGCTTCATCGAGCGATTCGGTTCATTGGTCGCCGTCATGCACAGCGGATTGTCCGCAGGGGAAAAATATGATGAATGGCGGAAAATCAGCCGGGGCGAAGTGAAAGTCGTAGTCGGGGCGAGATCCGCCATTTTCGCCCCTTTTGAGAACTTGGGCATCATCATTCTGGATGAAGAACATGAATCGACCTACAAACAGGAAGAGCCGCCCCGTTACCATGCGAGAGACGTAGCGATCAAACGGGCGGAATATTACGGCTGTCCAGTGATTTTGGGCAGTGCGACGCCTTCCTTGGAATCATACGCCCGGGCATCGAAAGGGGTCTATACTTTATTGAAATTGTCCCATCGCGCCAAGCGGCAGGCGATGCCGACTGTAACGGTCGTCGATATGCGGGAAGAGCTGAAGACCGGGAACCGCTCCATGTTCTCCGTCCCATTGGCGGAAGCGATCCGGCAACGTTTGGAAAGGCGCGAGCAGATCGTCCTGTTTTTAAATAAACGCGGATTTTCGTCATTCGTCCTGTGCAGAGATTGCGGAACAGTGGTCGAATGCCCGAATTGCGATATTTCGCTCACGTACCATCGGGCGCATGAACAGCTGAAATGCCATTATTGCGGTCATGAAGAGCGGGTTCCGCTCCAATGTCCGCAATGTGAAAGTGAACATATCCGCTTTTTCGGGACGGGCACCCAGAAAGCGGAGGAGGAGATTGCGAAGCTGTTCCCCGAAGCCCGTGTCTTGCGGATGGATGTCGATACGACCCGGCAAAAGGGCTCCCATGAGAGATTGCTCCGGCAATTCAGTGAGGGGAAGGCGGATATTCTCCTTGGCACGCAGATGATCGCCAAAGGTCTTGATTTCCCAAGGATCACGCTCGTTGGTGTCCTGGCAGCTGATACGACGCTCCACTTGGCGGATTTCCGAGCGGCGGAAAAGACGTTCCAGTTGATGACGCAAGTGAGCGGTCGGGCGGGGCGCCATGATTTGCCCGGTGAAGTGTTAATCCAGACGTATTCGCCTGAGCATTATGCGATCGATTTATCGAAGACGCAAAAATACGAGCCGTTTTACCAATTGGAGATGACGGCCAGGAAACAGTACGGCTACCCGCCGTTCTATTACATCACCCTTGTGCAATTCAGCCACGAGGACGTATTGAAAGTGGCCGATTTTGCGGATAAAGGGGCGAGGTTCCTGCGGGATAATCTGTCGCCCGAAACGGCCATCATCGGTCCGACCGCCGCCGCAATCAGCCGGGTGAACAATAGATATCGCTATCAATGTTTGATAAAATACAAAAAAGAACCGAAGCTGATCGAAACCTTACAACAGCTCATCAGATATTACCGGACCGATTGGATCAAATCGGGGCTGACGATGACGGTCGACGTAGAACCGACCTCCATCTTTTGACGTCAAATGAAGACACCGGTCTGCCGGAATAATTGTTGTGGACTAGATCTAGAAATGAGGAATTGAATTGGCAATCTTGGAAATTGTGAAACACCCTGCTCCCATCCTTCAACAGAAATGTGAAGAGGTCGTGAAATTTGATAAAGAGCTGGGCAAGTTATTGGACGATATGTATGAAACGATGGTGGCGGCGGACGGAATCGGCTTGGCTGCGCCTCAAGTCGGCAAGGCGGTACGTGTTGCCATCGTCGATATGGGGGAAGGACAAGACGTCATCGAAATGGTGAACCCGGTCGTGACGGCCATCGGCGGATCCGAAATCGAAGTGGAAGGCTGCCTCAGTTTCCCGGGATTGTACGGGGAAGTGGAACGCCCGTTTTTTGTGCGGGTGGAAGCGCAGGAGCGGGACGGCTCCCTCTATGAAATTGAAGCGGAAGACTATGAAGCAAGAGCGATCCTCCATGAAATCGATCATTTGAACGGTATTTTGTTTGATTCGAAAATTATTCGGGTCGTCGATCCTTCCGAATTCGAGGAGGATCCGGCCGATGAAGAGGACGGAGAGGGGGAAGTGCTTTGACGAATATCGTATTCATGGGAACACCGGATTTCTCCGTCCCTGTTTTAACGATGCTACATGACGAAGGGCATACGATTTTGGCTGTCGTGACACAGCCCGATCGTCCGGTCGGAAGAAAAAAAGTACTGACGCCTCCGCCTGTCAAGGAAGAAGCGCTTCGCCTCGGATTGCCGGTGATCCAGCCGGAAAGGTTGAAGGGCTCTACAGAATTGGAGGAAATCATCGCTCTGGCCCCCGACTTGATCGTCACGGCGGCATTCGGCCAACTTTTGCCGAAGGAATTGCTG from Bacillus sp. OxB-1 encodes:
- a CDS encoding Rqc2 family fibronectin-binding protein is translated as MAFDGLFTKAMAGELQVLNNGRISKVHQPNTQEIVLLIRADGQNHKLLISIHPSYSRIQLTDEVISNPAEPPMFCMVLRKHLEGGMIRSIEQFGNDRIISFDIRAKNEIGDDINRKLVIEIMGRHSNLLLVDPDRDLIIDSMKHLPPSVNSYRTVLPGQPYIPAPSQDKADPFAVSQEEFLSSLPKFENARDIVGALAGFSPVTATELLHRLNAVAASEKYEVFTEFLESFTNQNGSPNISETGAKTVFSAVALTYADRTVAEFNTLGDLLDKVYFARAERERVKSQAADLERWLDNEIAKLTLKMKKLQKEQDAAGQLDKFQLFGELLTANSYAIQKGATEATVENYYEEGTTVTIPLDPRKSPIDNAQRYYARYTKAKTALVMIAEQLEKAKEDIDYFEMVKQQVLQASPEDIEEIREELAELGFMRARKLKKKAKPKKPAPEAYMSSTGIPISVGKNNKQNDHVTFKLAARDHLWLHTKDIPGSHVVVHTSEPDEQTIQEAAILAAYFSKARESSSVPVDFTQIRHVKKPSGAKPGFVIYFEQNTMFVTPDEDVVRRLKK
- the gmk gene encoding guanylate kinase — protein: MYKKRGLLIVLSGPSGVGKGTVRKELFTQPDTNYEYSISMTTRSPREGEVDGVDYFFKSRDEFEKLIEEGKLLEYAEYVGNYYGTPLDYVNETLDAGRDVFLEIEVIGAAQVRSKVPDGLFIFLAPPSLSELETRLIGRGTEESDVIASRVAKAREELEMMNLYDYVVENDEVSKACDRINAIVIAEHCRRERVEKRYLHMLEVEKQC
- the rpoZ gene encoding DNA-directed RNA polymerase subunit omega codes for the protein MLNPSVDSLKGKIDSKYTLVTLAAKRAREMQEEGNKLLHSYQSKKNVGKALEEVAAGVLKKQKQDDSIVYEDEI
- the coaBC gene encoding bifunctional phosphopantothenoylcysteine decarboxylase/phosphopantothenate--cysteine ligase CoaBC, whose amino-acid sequence is MLDNKKILLCVTGGIAVYKAVALVSKLSQAGADVRVMMTGSAMEFVTPLSFQAMSRNDVYFDTFDEKDSRVIAHIDLADWADLVIVAPATANVIGKLAHGIADNMVTTTLLATTAEVWIAPAMNVHMYENKAVVRNIARLHEDGYRFIEPSEGFLACGYVGKGRLEEPEKIVALVEERFQSKRAPLPLSGKKVVITAGPTRERIDPVRYVSNFSTGKMGYAMAEAAAALGADTVLISGPVGLPKPTGVRVIDIESAAEMFKAVKSEYDDAYMVIKSAAVADYRPKEIHPQKMKKQSGDSNIELERTVDILKTLGEMKTDQLLVGFAAETQRAVEYGKGKLESKNLDYIIVNDVTDPDAGFGKDTNVVTLLSKNGLHQPFQAMPKKELATLLLETIIREESETIHDR
- the priA gene encoding primosomal protein N' — its product is MIAEVIVDVAAYPIDRPFDYLVPPNWESVIEPGSRVKVPFGPRKVLGYITGLKAESDLDMAKLKPIDELIDLEPVISKEMLHLAKWLANETLSYEIDALQVMMPAAMRAKYEKFIVVKREEFIDDEGFLNLIAGRKRVPMKEAVSSGFVNLLKRYVESGAIVVDTIVRQQTAMKKERAIRIADAETLLKIRETIHANAKKQAELLDWMLTHAGETVWAKDLVEKSGIEPAVLKAVIEKGAATEKLEEVYREPAAPQLKDTPAPLSLTEEQRHAVNTVTASMDRGQSKTFLLHGVTGSGKTEVYLQAIKRVLEKGQEAIVLVPEISLTPQMTSRFIERFGSLVAVMHSGLSAGEKYDEWRKISRGEVKVVVGARSAIFAPFENLGIIILDEEHESTYKQEEPPRYHARDVAIKRAEYYGCPVILGSATPSLESYARASKGVYTLLKLSHRAKRQAMPTVTVVDMREELKTGNRSMFSVPLAEAIRQRLERREQIVLFLNKRGFSSFVLCRDCGTVVECPNCDISLTYHRAHEQLKCHYCGHEERVPLQCPQCESEHIRFFGTGTQKAEEEIAKLFPEARVLRMDVDTTRQKGSHERLLRQFSEGKADILLGTQMIAKGLDFPRITLVGVLAADTTLHLADFRAAEKTFQLMTQVSGRAGRHDLPGEVLIQTYSPEHYAIDLSKTQKYEPFYQLEMTARKQYGYPPFYYITLVQFSHEDVLKVADFADKGARFLRDNLSPETAIIGPTAAAISRVNNRYRYQCLIKYKKEPKLIETLQQLIRYYRTDWIKSGLTMTVDVEPTSIF
- the def gene encoding peptide deformylase, which encodes MAILEIVKHPAPILQQKCEEVVKFDKELGKLLDDMYETMVAADGIGLAAPQVGKAVRVAIVDMGEGQDVIEMVNPVVTAIGGSEIEVEGCLSFPGLYGEVERPFFVRVEAQERDGSLYEIEAEDYEARAILHEIDHLNGILFDSKIIRVVDPSEFEEDPADEEDGEGEVL